The DNA region TATTGCCGCCCCGCGATCCGGATCGCTGCGCTGTCGCATGCGCAGGTGATCTACGTCTTCACCCATGATTCCATCGGGCTCGGCGAAGACGGGCCGACGCATCAGCCGGTCGAGCATCTTGCGGCCTTGCGCGCCATGCCGAACCTCCTGGTGCTGCGGCCGGCCGATGCCGTCGAGACAGCGGAATGCTGGCAGATCGCGCTCGGCCACAAGAACGGCCCGGTGCTGCTCGCGCTGACGCGCCAGAATCTCAAGCCGGCGCGCAGCGAGGCCGGCAAGGAGAATCTCTGCGCCCAGGGCGCCTATGAGGTGGCGCCCGCCGCCGGCAAGGTCGAGATCAGCCTGTTCGCGTCGGGCTCGGAGGTCGAGATCGCGCTCGCGGCGCGCGATCTGCTCCAGGCCAAGGGCCACGCCACCCGCGTGGTCTCCGTGCCGTGCTTCGAGCTGTTCTTCGCCCGCGATGATGCGACCCGAGCCGATCTCATCGGCGAGGCGAAAGTGCGGGTCGCGGTCGAGGCCGGCGTGCGGCAGGGCTGGGACGCCATCATCGGGATGGATGGCGCCTTCATCGGCATGCACAGCTTCGGCGCCAGCGGCAAATACAAGGATCTCTACGATCATTTCGGCATCACGGCCGAGAAGGTCGCCGAGGCCGCCTTAACGAAATTGCAGCCTCACGGGTGACCGCGGCACCGGCTTGCGATATGGCCGGCTTCTTGGACTTTCAGGAGAGAGGGACCGTTCCATGACCGTCAAGGTCGCCATCAATGGCTTTGGGCGCATCGGCCGCAACATCTTGCGGGCCATCTACGAATCCGGCCGCAAGGACATCGAGGTGGTCGCCATCAACGATCTCGGCCCGGTCGAGACCAACGCTCATCTGCTGCGCTATGATTCCGTGCATGGGCGCTTCCCCCATGACGTGCAGGTGTCCGGCGACACCATCTCGATCGGCGGCGGCAAGATCAAGGTGACGGCGCTCAGGAATCCGGGGGAGCTGCCGCACAAGGCGCTCGGCATCGACATCGCGCTCGAATGCACCGGCGTCTTTGCCACCAAGGACAAGGCCAAGGCGCATCTCGATGCCGGCGCCAGGCGCGTGCTGGTCTCGGCGCCGGCCGACGGCGCCGATCTCACGGTCGTCTATGGCGTCAACCACGACAAGCTGACCAGGGACCATCTCGTCGTCTCGAACGGCTCCTGCACCACGAACTGCCTCGCCCCGGTCGCCAAGGTGCTGAACGACGCGATCGGCATCGAGCGCGGCTACATGACGACAGTGCATTCCTATACGGGGGACCAGCCGACCCTCGACACCATGCACAAGGATCTCTATCGCGGCCGGGCCGCGGCCATGTCGCAGATCCCGACCTCGACCGGCGCCGCCAAGGCGCTCGGCCTCGTGCTGCCCGAGCTCAAGGGCAAGCTCGACGGCAGCGCCATCCGCGTGCCGACCCCGAACGTCTCGCTCATCGACCTCAAGATCGTCGCCTCGCGCAAGACCTCGGCCGAGGAAGTCAATGCGGCGATCAAGCGGGCCTCCGAGCAGGAGCTCAAGGGCGTGCTGAACTACACCAACGACCCGAATGTCTCGATGGACTTCAACCACGACCCGCATTCCTCGACCTTCCACATGGATCAGACCAAGGTGATCGACGGCACCTTCGTGCGCGTGCTCTCCTGGTACGACAATGAATGGGGCTTCTCGAACCGCATGAGCGACACTGCCGTCGCGATGAGCAAATTGATCTGAAGCATCACGGGCCGGGGGGACTGCCCCCTCCTCGTTTCAGCCAGGTTCTTGGTTTCAGCGAGATTCTCGGCTCCAGCAAGGCTCTCAACATGACCGACATCGCCAAACGCGAACCCTCCATGGACACCCCGATCGACCGGCCGGCGCCGAGCTATGTGCCGGCGCCGGGCCCGGCGCCCACTACCACGCTTCAAGCCAGCGTGCCGCTGTCGGAGCGCGGCGGCCTCGACCAGCTGTCGCGCATCGAGGAGAAATCCGCTCGCATCGAAGAGAAGTTCGCCCGCACCGAGGCGCTGCTCCTGCGCGTCGAGGCGACTTTCCAGGATGCCTTGACGAAATTTGGCGGCCTCGCCCGGACCGCGGACGTCAATGCGCTCGAAGGACGGGTGCGTGGCTTGCCAGGCGTCGGCGCGATCTTCGTCGTCGCGGTGATCGCGGCGCTGGTCGGCGCGGCGGTCACGCTGGCGGCCCTGAAATTCGGGATCCCGGGCTTCTTAGCCGCGCGATGACGGCGTTTCGTACACTTGACGACCTCAATCCCGAGGGCAAGCGCGTCCTTTTACGGGTCGACCTGAACGTCCCGATGGAAGACGGCCGGGTCAGCGACTTGACCCGCATCGAACGCGTCCTGCCGACCATCCGCGAGATCGCCGCGAAGGGCGGCAAGGTGGTGCTGCTCGCGCATTTCGGCCGCCCCAAGGGCAAGCCCGACCCGAAGGAAAGCCTGCTTCCGGTCGCCAAGGCGCTGCAGCAGGCGCTCGGGCATGACGTCGCCTTTGCGGAGGATTGTGTCGGGAAGGTTGCAGCCCGTGCCGTCTCCGCGCTGAAACCCGGCGAGGTGCTGCTTCTCGAGAACACCCGCTTCCATGCGGGCGAGGAGAAGAACGACCAAACCTTCGCCAAGGCCTTGGCGGCGCTTGGCGATGTCTATGTCAACGACGCCTTCTCGGCTGCGCATCGTGCCCATGCCTCGACCGAGGGCATCGCGCATCTGCTGCCGGCTTATGCCGGGCGTTCGATGCAAGCCGAGCTCGAGGCCCTGGAAAAGGCGCTCGAAAAGCCGCGCCGCCCGGTCGCGGCCATTGTCGGGGGCGCCAAGGTCTCGACCAAGCTCGAGCTCCTCGGCAATCTGGTCGCCAAAGTCCAGATGCTGATCATCGGCGGCGGCATGGCCAACACTTTTCTCGCGGCACGCGGCGTCAAAATCGGCAAATCGCTGTGCGAGCATGATCTCGCGGCGACGGCGCGCGAGATCGAGGCCAAGGCCAAGGCGCAATCTTGCGAGATCGTGCTGCCGAGCGATGCCCTGGTCGCGACCGAATTCAAGGCGCGGGCGCCGCACCGCGTGGCGAGGCTCGACGACATCAAGTCCGAGGAGATGATCCTCGATATCGGGCCGGCCAGCATCGCGACGATCGTCGGCAAGCTGCAGCATGCGGCGACCCTCGTCTGGAACGGGCCGGTCGGCGCCTTCGAGCTCAAGCCCTTCGATACCGGCACGATGGCGATTGCGCGCGAGGCCGCGGCCTTGACCGCATCGGGCAAGCTCGTCTCGATCGGCGGAGGCGGCGACACCGTCGCGGCGCTCAACCAGGCGGGGGTAGCGGCGGCCTTCACCTATGTGTCGACCGCGGGCGGCGCCTTTCTCGAATGGCTTGAGGGCAAGGCCCTGCCTGGGGTAGAGGCGTTGCGCAAGGCGTGAAACGGGTGGTCTCGACAAGCCCGGCAATTCGCGGAACTTCCGGTCAGCGGCCAGGATCGTGCCAGCATCACGGTCGGCTCGCCATGACCGAGGCGTCGCGGGCTCGCTTACCGATGGGAGAACAATAATGAATCTCGACCAATTGACCAAGGTTGCGCAGAGCATGGTCGTGCCCGGCAAGGGCATCCTGGCGGCGGACGAGTCCTCGGGGACCATCCAGAAGCGCTTCGACGCCATCAATGTCCAAAACACCGAGGACAACCGCCGCGATTATCGCGAATTGCTGTTCCGCTCGACACAGGCGATGAAGGAACATGTCTCGGGCGTCATCCTGTTCGACGAGACCATCCGCCAGAAGGCGAAGGACCGCACGCCGCTGGTGAAGCTGATCGAGGCTGCCGGCGCCATCCCCGGCATCAAGGTCGATGCGGGTGCGAAGCCCCTGCCCTTCTGCCCGGGCGAGACCGTGACCGAAGGCCTCGACGGCCTCGCCGGCCGCCTGAAGGATTATTACAAGCTCGGCGCCCGCTTCGCGAAATGGCGCGCGGTGATCGATATCGGCGGCGGCAAGCCGAGCCATAGCTGCATTCTGGCCAATGCGCATGGGCTTGCCCGCTATGCGGCGCTCTGCCAGGAGGCCGATATCGTGCCGATCGTCGAGCCGGAAGTGCTGATGGACGGCGACCACGACCTCGCCACTTGCGAGCGCGTCACCGAATGGGTGCTGAAGGAAGTCTATCAGCAGCTCTTCTACGCCCGCGTCGTGCTCGAAGGCACGGTGCTGAAGCCGAACATGGTGGTTTCGGGCAAGAAGAACGCCAAGCAGGCGGGCGTCCAGGAGGTTGCCGAGGCGACCATCCGCGTCCTCAAGCGCTGCGTGCCGTCCGCCGTTCCCGGCATCGCCTTCCTATCCGGCGGCCAGTCCGATCTCGACGCCACCGCCCATCTCGACGCCATGAACCGCATCGGCGGCCTCCCCTGGCGGGTGAGCTTCAGCTATGGCCGGGCGCTGCAGCATGCGCCGCAGCAGGCCTGGGCAGGCAAGGCCGCCAATGTGGCGGCGGCGCAGAAGGCCTTCTCGCATCGCGCCAAGATGAACGGCCTGGCCACGCTCGGCCAATGGAAGAAAGACCTCGAAAAAGCGGCGTAAGCCGCGCTTTCGCCACCCGGTCGGACCATGGACGATAGACGCCCGCGCCTGATGCTGTTCACGCCCAAGGTCGTCGATGCGGCGGCTTTCGCGGCGCCGCTCGGCGAGGCTTTGTCGGCGGGCGACGTGGCGGCCGTGGTCCTCGATCTCGCCGACGCGGATGAGCGTTCGCTGGTGAACGCCGTCAAGCGCCTGGCGCCGATCGCGCAGGGCCGGGACGCAGCCCTGCTGATCGCCGATCGCCCGCAGATCATGGCGCGGGGCGGCGCAGACGGGCTGCATCTCTCGCAGCCTGCCGGCCTCGATGCCGCGTTCGACCTCCTGAAGGATCAGGACCGGATCGTCGGAGCCGGCGGTTTGCGGCTGCGCGACGACGCCATGGCGGCTGCCGAGGCCGGGGTCGACTATGTGATGTTCGGAGACGCGCGCCCGGACGGATCCTTTCCGCCGCTCGCAAGCGTCATCGAACGGGCCGCCTGGTGGGCCGGCATCTTCGAGACGCCTTGCGTCGCCTTCGCGCCCGAGCTCGACGCGATCGACGAGCTTGCCCTGACGGGCGCCGAGTTCGTCGCCCTCGGCGAGCCTGTCTGGACCGAGGCGCAAGGACCGGCCGCGATCGTCAGGTCGGCCCTGCAGCGTCTCGCGTCACGGACGCACGTTTGATGCGGCCCAGATGCACGCTGGCCAAGTGTACGCTGGCCTGGCGCACGCTGGCTTGGCGCACCCTGGTCGCGGCTCTCGCCCTTGTCGCGGGGCACGGCGCGGTCGCTGCTCCCACCGAGGGCCCCGACCTCGCCTTCGGCGCCTTTCAGCGCGGCCGTTACCGCGACGCCTTCAGCGCAGCCACGCAACGCGTCGAGAAAGACAGCGGCGACGCGGCCGCCATGGCGCTCCTGGGAGAGCTCACGGCGGACGGCCTCGGCATCGCTCCCGACCTCAAGAAGGCGGCCGAGTGGTTCGCGCTGGCCGCCGCGCGCGGCGACCGCAACGCCGCTTATTCGCTGGCGATGATGGCTCTCCAGGGCCGCGGCGTGCCCAAGGACAAAGCACGCGCCAAATCGCTCCTGGAACAAGCCGCCAAGGCGGGCCAGCCTTCCGCCGCCTATAATCTCGGCCTCATGGCGCTCGAGGACAACACGCCGGACGGGGACGTCCGAGGCGCGCAACTCATCCGCAAAGGCGCGGATGCCGGCGTGCCGGAAGCCGAATTCGCCTATGCGATGCTCTTGCGTGCGGGCAAAGGCATGCCGCTCGACAAGGAGATGGCGGGCCAGTTCATGGCGCGCGCGGCGCGCGACCGCTACGAGGCCGCCGAGATCGAATACGCCATCATGCTGTTCAACGGCGATGGCGTCGCCAAGGATGAAGCCGCCGCGGCCAAGCTGTTCCTGCGCTCGGCGACCGGCGGCAATCCGATCGCGCAAAACCGCCTCGCCATTCTCTATGTGTCGGGGCGGGGCGTGACGACCGATCTCGCCGAAGCCGCCGCCTGGAACCTGCTCGCCAAGCATGCCGGCCGCGACGATCCCTGGCTCGACAGCGCCACCGCCAATCTGACGCCGGAGCAGCGCGAGAAGGCGCAAGGCCTGGTGCGGCAGCGCCTGTCCTCCTACCAGCTCGGCATCACGCCGCCTTGACGGGCCACCCGTCGTCGGCGCACACAAAGCCGCGACGCCCGCAGCCCTTCCGCATCGGAAAGCGGGCCGCAATCCCTCTCTTCGCCCGATTGGTCCCCTCCCCATGATCCGCTCGCCCTTCATCTCCGTCATGACCGATGCCGCCCTCAAGGCCGCCAAGAGCCTGAGACGCGATCTCGGCGAGGTGGAGGCGCTGCAGGTGTCGATGAAGGGCCCGGGCGATTTCGTCTCGGCCGCCGATCACCGCGCCGAGAAGATCATCCGCGAGGCGCTGATCAAGGCGCGCCCGACCTATGGCCTCGTCATGGAGGAGAGCGGGGTCGTCGCCGGCACCGATGGCGCACATCGCTGGCATGTCGACCCGCTCGACGGCACCACCAATTTTCTGCACGGCATCCCGCAATTCTGCGTGTCGATCGGTCTCGAGCGCGACGGGGATTTCGTGGCCGGCGTCGTCTATGACCCGGCCAAGGACGAGATGTTCGTGGCCGAGCGCGGCAAGGGCGCCTATCTGAACAATCGCCGCATCCGGGTGGCCGGCCGCAACGAGTTTAGCCAGGCGCTCATCGGCGTCGCGACGCCGCATCTCGGGCGGCAGGGGCATGCGGCTTTCCTGAAGGAACTCATCGCCGTGATGGGGCGCGCCGCGGCCACGAGGCGGTTCGGCGCCGCTGCGCTCGATATCGCCTATGTGGCTTGCGGCCGGCTCGACGCCTTCTGGGAGCGCAGCCTCAACAGCTGGGATTTCGGAGCCGCATCGGTGCTGGTGCGCGAGGCGGGGGGCGTTTTCAGCGCCCTCGACGGCAAGAAGTCGCTGGTGGACAGCCGCGACGTGATCTGCGGCAACGAGGCGATGCATGGCGAGCTCGCCGCCCTGATCAAGGCAGCGGCCTGAGTGCCGCGACCGCCCAACTCGAAGCGTCTTCACTAGCAGCATCTTCACTGGAAGTGCCTGGGCCTCGCCGTTAAAATGTCGCATCCCTGCTGCATTTTATCGGTTGGAGCCATGATCGAATCACCAATGAGCGGATGTGATGCGAGGGGGCCTGGGGCTGGGCCGCGTCGGTGCATCCCAAGCCCATGAAGCCACATCCGGCACCACGCCCGCCCTTGATCGCGCCCCGCGGCGCGCCCATGATGCGCTGAGCACGAAGGAGCCTCCGAAATGGTCGATGCCGGGCCCGCGACGCCGCTGCCTGCGACCGTCGCGCTGCTGAGCCGCCCGGGTACCTATTTCGGGCGCGTCATCATCTTCCTGATCCTGTGCGGGATCGCAGTCGCCTTCCTGCAAGAGCGCATCCTCGTCGCCTTCCTGGCCAACCCCGTGCTCAACGCGGTGATCATCTGCGCCTTGCTCGCCGGCATCGTGCTCACATTCTACGCGTTGTGGCAGGTCAGGCGCGAGGTGCGCTGGGCCAATAGCCGCCTGAGCGCAGGTGCGCCGCCTTCGCGCATCAAGCCCAATCTGCTCGGACCGCTCGAAGGCGCCTTCGCGGGCTCGGTCAAGACGTTGACGCCGCTGAACCAGCGCGCTCTGCTCGATTCCTTCGAGACCCGGCTCCATGAGAGCCGCGAGATCCTGCGTTATCTCGCCGGGCTCCTGGTGTTCCTAGGGCTGCTCGGCACTTTCTGGGGCCTGCTCGAGACGGTGCGTTCGATCGGCGGCGTGATCGGCTCGATGCATTCCGCCAATGGCGAAAGCGGCACGCTGTTCGAGGACCTGAAGACCGGCCTCGCGGCGCCGCTCGCCGGCATGGGCATCTCTTTCTCGTCCTCGCTGTTCGGGCTCGCCGGCTCGCTGGTGCTGGGCTTCCTCGACCTGCAGGTCGGGCGCGCCCATGCCCGTTTCGCGACCGAGGTCGAGGATCGCCTGGCCGCGCGCATCGCGATCGTGACGGAAGGCGAGTTGCCGGCCCTGCAAGGTGTGCATTCGGCGCTCGCCGAGCTCAAGCAGCTGGTCGGCGCCGACGGCAGCAACCGGGCCACCACCCAGGCCATGGCCAACCTCGCCGAGGGCATCCAGGCCCTCGTCAAGCATATGCGCTCCGAGCAACAGATGATCCGCGACTGGGTGGAGGCGCAGGCCTCGCGCGAGCGCAAGATGGAGCGCCTGCTCGACCGCCTCGCTTCCGAGCCCCTCAACAGGGAGTGAACATGGCGCTGGCACGCACTCGCCGACTGACGCGGGAAATCAATTATTGGCCGGGCTTCGTCGATGCCCTCTCGACCCTTCTGCTCGCCATCACTTTTCTGCTGTCGATCTTCGCGGTGGCGCAATACGTGCTGTCGCAGGAGGTGAATGGGCGCGACACCGTGCTCACGCGCCTCAATCGCCAGATCGCCGAGCTCACAGACCTCCTCTCCCTGGAGAAGACGAAGGGCACGAAATCCGAGAGCGAGCTCGGCACGCTGCGCGCCACGCTCGACGAGGCAAAGGCCGATCAAGCCAGGCTGCAGGGATTGGCCGATGCCGGCGGGGGCGCCGCGAGCGCGGCCCGGCAGCGGGCCGGGCAGCTGCAGGGCGCGCTCGAGGCGCAGACCGCCAACACCAACCGGGCGCTCGCCCAGATCGAGGCACTCAATCAGCAGATCGAGGCGCTGCGCCGCCAGCTTGCCGCCATCGAGACCGCGTTGCAGGCTTCCGAGACGCGCGAGCAGGACGCGCAGACGCGCATCGCCGATCTCGGTTCGCGCCTCAACGTCGCGCTGGCCCAGAAGGTGCAGGAACTGGCGCGCTATCGCTCCGACTTCTTCGGCCGGCTGCGGGACATCCTCGGCAACCGCCCCGATATCCGCATCGTCGGCGACCGCTTCGTGTTCCAGTCGGAAGTGTTCTTCGATCCCGGCCAGGCGGACCTCAAGCCCGAGGGCATGCCCGAGCTCGACAAGATCGCGACCG from Rhizobiales bacterium GAS188 includes:
- a CDS encoding glyceraldehyde-3-phosphate dehydrogenase (NAD+) codes for the protein MTVKVAINGFGRIGRNILRAIYESGRKDIEVVAINDLGPVETNAHLLRYDSVHGRFPHDVQVSGDTISIGGGKIKVTALRNPGELPHKALGIDIALECTGVFATKDKAKAHLDAGARRVLVSAPADGADLTVVYGVNHDKLTRDHLVVSNGSCTTNCLAPVAKVLNDAIGIERGYMTTVHSYTGDQPTLDTMHKDLYRGRAAAMSQIPTSTGAAKALGLVLPELKGKLDGSAIRVPTPNVSLIDLKIVASRKTSAEEVNAAIKRASEQELKGVLNYTNDPNVSMDFNHDPHSSTFHMDQTKVIDGTFVRVLSWYDNEWGFSNRMSDTAVAMSKLI
- a CDS encoding phosphoglycerate kinase, with the translated sequence MTAFRTLDDLNPEGKRVLLRVDLNVPMEDGRVSDLTRIERVLPTIREIAAKGGKVVLLAHFGRPKGKPDPKESLLPVAKALQQALGHDVAFAEDCVGKVAARAVSALKPGEVLLLENTRFHAGEEKNDQTFAKALAALGDVYVNDAFSAAHRAHASTEGIAHLLPAYAGRSMQAELEALEKALEKPRRPVAAIVGGAKVSTKLELLGNLVAKVQMLIIGGGMANTFLAARGVKIGKSLCEHDLAATAREIEAKAKAQSCEIVLPSDALVATEFKARAPHRVARLDDIKSEEMILDIGPASIATIVGKLQHAATLVWNGPVGAFELKPFDTGTMAIAREAAALTASGKLVSIGGGGDTVAALNQAGVAAAFTYVSTAGGAFLEWLEGKALPGVEALRKA
- a CDS encoding fructose-bisphosphate aldolase; this encodes MNLDQLTKVAQSMVVPGKGILAADESSGTIQKRFDAINVQNTEDNRRDYRELLFRSTQAMKEHVSGVILFDETIRQKAKDRTPLVKLIEAAGAIPGIKVDAGAKPLPFCPGETVTEGLDGLAGRLKDYYKLGARFAKWRAVIDIGGGKPSHSCILANAHGLARYAALCQEADIVPIVEPEVLMDGDHDLATCERVTEWVLKEVYQQLFYARVVLEGTVLKPNMVVSGKKNAKQAGVQEVAEATIRVLKRCVPSAVPGIAFLSGGQSDLDATAHLDAMNRIGGLPWRVSFSYGRALQHAPQQAWAGKAANVAAAQKAFSHRAKMNGLATLGQWKKDLEKAA
- a CDS encoding thiamine-phosphate pyrophosphorylase → MDDRRPRLMLFTPKVVDAAAFAAPLGEALSAGDVAAVVLDLADADERSLVNAVKRLAPIAQGRDAALLIADRPQIMARGGADGLHLSQPAGLDAAFDLLKDQDRIVGAGGLRLRDDAMAAAEAGVDYVMFGDARPDGSFPPLASVIERAAWWAGIFETPCVAFAPELDAIDELALTGAEFVALGEPVWTEAQGPAAIVRSALQRLASRTHV
- a CDS encoding myo-inositol-1(or 4)-monophosphatase; the protein is MIRSPFISVMTDAALKAAKSLRRDLGEVEALQVSMKGPGDFVSAADHRAEKIIREALIKARPTYGLVMEESGVVAGTDGAHRWHVDPLDGTTNFLHGIPQFCVSIGLERDGDFVAGVVYDPAKDEMFVAERGKGAYLNNRRIRVAGRNEFSQALIGVATPHLGRQGHAAFLKELIAVMGRAAATRRFGAAALDIAYVACGRLDAFWERSLNSWDFGAASVLVREAGGVFSALDGKKSLVDSRDVICGNEAMHGELAALIKAAA
- a CDS encoding chemotaxis protein MotB produces the protein MALARTRRLTREINYWPGFVDALSTLLLAITFLLSIFAVAQYVLSQEVNGRDTVLTRLNRQIAELTDLLSLEKTKGTKSESELGTLRATLDEAKADQARLQGLADAGGGAASAARQRAGQLQGALEAQTANTNRALAQIEALNQQIEALRRQLAAIETALQASETREQDAQTRIADLGSRLNVALAQKVQELARYRSDFFGRLRDILGNRPDIRIVGDRFVFQSEVFFDPGQADLKPEGMPELDKIATAMKEITANIPGDIPWVLRVDGHTDKRPLSGAGKFATNWDLSAARAIAVVRYLQAKGMPPEHLLAAGFGEFQPLDLGDSDEAFKRNRRIELKLTDR